AATGAAAATTGAAATGCCTATGTTGTTTGAAGCCTCGATGAAAAGATTTATTGCAGAAATGCAGCGCTTTTTCCATTATGAGCTAAATTTGATTGTCAATGATTGGGGAACAATGCGTTATTTAGCTCAACAGTCTTTACCTCCAAACATCTCTTTATCATTAGGTAGGCAACTAATTTTTAGCTATGGGAACTGCCCATGGTATGAAGATATATTGCAATATGAAGAGCAGGCGACGAAGGAACAATTTTTACAATTAAATATTGCCAATCCATCTATGATCAGGTTTATGAAAGAAAATGGTGTAACGGAAATTGATGTAGATGTCAATATTCATATGGAAAATTCTGTGCAATTGCTTAGAGATGAAGGAATTAAAGTAAATGGCTTTTTAAATTATCCATTGGTGTCTACTTCTAGATCCTGTCACACACTTCGACTTCATGCAGAGCAAATTGGAAAATGCCAACATTTATGTAATAGTGGTATCTTAATCGAGCCAAGAGAACGATGGAATCGATTTGAGGATACAACCATTAAGATTTCAAGAGAAGGTCGAGAAAAAATAGGGAATCTTATTATTTATGGAAATATGGTAGTTCAGGATATGAAGAAACTAAACGAAAGCATACCTTTTGAAGTGGATTCATTATGCGATGATGCGAGATTTTCACCCATACTATTAAAAGAGGAGGCAATAAATTGAGTACTATACAAGAAAAAAATTTTACGCAAGATCTTTTGACGAAATTGGATGATATTATCGTTGATTTTGTTGCCCCAAATGCTGCACGAATTGATAGAGAACGAGAGTTTCCAAGAGAAAATATTACCGAGCTTGGACGGGAGGGTTTTTTAGGCTTAATCATTCCTCAGCAGTTGGGCGGTTTAGAGGCTCCATTATCCCTTTATAAAGAAACAGTGATTAGGCTGGCTCAAGCTTGTGCTTCTACAGCACTTGTCTATGTGCAACATATGTCAGCAGTTTCTATTTTATTGTATGGAAAAGAAAATGACTATATAAGAAATATTTTAAGTAATATAGGTAAAGGTCAATGTCTTACGACAATTGCACTAAGTGAAGCTGGATCTGGCTGTTATTTTTTCTTACCAGTTAGTCAGGTAAATGAAACTGACAAAGGGCTTCGATTAAAGACCAATAAAATTATGGTGACTAGTGCTGGAGAGGCAGATGTGTATGTCATTAACTCTAAAGCGACTTTCGCGAAGAATTCAATGCAAAGTAATTTCTTTGCTGTAGCTAGCGAATATAATGGCATTGAGGTTGGTGGGAAATGGGAAGGTATGGGACTAAGAGGAAATCAAAGTGCACCATTAACTATAGATACTTACTTAAATAAACAGATGCTAATTGGTGAAGAAGGAGAAGGCTTTAAAATTACCCGTGAGGCACTGCTTCCAATGGGACAAATTGGAATTTCAGCAGTCAATATTGGGATCGCCAAGGCAATATACAATGAATCGGTAAATTATGTGAAGAAACGATTTTATACACATATCAATACAAATCTTTCTGATTTTCAAAGTATTCAGCAAATGATTGGAGAAATAAAGGTACTATGCGATCAGGCAGAGACAGCGTTAAATGTATTTGTTCAACGGATGGAGAACAAGGAAGTTGATATGGTCAGTACATTAGAGGTTAAGGTAATGGCCTGTCAAACAGTATTACAGGTGGCAGAATTAGGGTTAAAAGTTTGTGGAGGGCATGCCTATTCCGCTAATACACCGATTGAGAGGTATATTCGGGATAGTATGGCAGGAACAGTCATGGGACCGACGCCAGATGTTCTTAAGGAATTGATTGGGAAAATTGTATTGGATGTCCCGACCCAATTATAAATTCATGGAACAGATGAAAGAGGGTTGACAATGACAAATCAAAATGAGCCTATATACGGGGGTATGAAGCAGGTATTAGCGGTAAGCCTTGGTTTATTTTTAGTTTTTTTAGACAGTACCGTAGTAAATATTTCACTCCCTAATATTATGAATGATTATGAAATTAATTTAAGTGTCGCTTCTTGGATTATCAATTCTTTTGTGCTAACGCTCGCTATTTTATTAATTACTTTAGGAAAAATTGCAGATTTTTTTGGCAGAAGAAAAATCTTTTTAATTGGCGTTATCATATTTGCCATAAGCTCATTATTATGTGGAATGGCCCCTACTGTAGAAGTTTTAATTGCTGCTAGAGTTTTACAAGGCATTGGAGGGGCAATGATTATCCCAACTAGTATGATGCTAGTAAGGACAGCGGTACCAGCAGAAAAAATGGGGCTTGCCATGGGAATATGGGGAGCTGTTGGTGCACTTGCTGTAGCTATTGGTCCTAGTCTTGGAGGTGTAGTGACAGATTTTATTAATTGGCGTTGGATCTTTTATATCAATGTTCCAATTATTATTGTAGCCTTTCCATTTATCCTATTAGCTTTTAAAGGATTTAAAGATATCAAATCTCCATTTAAATTAGATGTGCTAGGTATGTTAGTCATTAGCGTGGCACTCTATTTTTTAACTTATGCAATATTGCAGGGTGAGAAATTAGGGTGGAATTCAACGACAATATATATATACTTTTCAATAAGTATCTTAGCCACACTATTATTTATTTTTATAGAAAAGCGGGCAAAGGTGCCATTAGTAGATTTTTCAATATTTAACAATAAACATTATTTGGGTGGCATTCTATCAAATTTCTTAGGTGGCATTTTGTTAATGGGTACTTTAATTTTGTTACCTGTTTATCTGACACAAGTAAAAGATTTCACAACTCTTTATGCATCATTTCTTATTACACCTTTATCGGCAGTCATGTTAATCGTAGCACCAATCGTCGGGAGAATAATCGATAAAATTGGCTATCAAGTCCCAATGCTTTTTGGTTATGTTTTTACTGTCACAGGTTTTATTTTCCTCTTAAAATTAACACCAGATACTGAATTCCCAATGCTTATTACGATGATGTCCTTATTAGGTACTGGATTGGGTATCATCATGGTTACAAGTGTAACAGTGTGTACGGTTTCTGTTTCAGAAAAGCATGTCTCTTTGGGATCGGGTATATTTGCGACAGCACGAAATCTTGGAGGTGCCCTAGGTGTATCTTTATTTGTTTCTATTACTCTAAGTTTTTTAAATCAATATGCAAACGATATAGTGGATGATGGTGTGGCACGATTTGAAAATAGTGAAATACCTGATGCCGTCAAGACGGTCGCTATTGACAATCTAAAGGGAAAAAAAGATAGCTTTTTTGAAGGAGAGCAGAAAGTAGAGGATTTTAAGGTCTCTAAGGAAATGTCTGATCAATTTGTCGCAATGAAAATGGAAGAGGCATTAAAACAAAAGCCTAAAACCGTGGAGGTTAATGCTTCAGCAGATTTAGAAAAGAAAATAACTGCTATGGTAAATACTGAAATTGAAAATATAGAAAAAGAAGTTAAAACTATTCAAAGTAATATCCGAAATGATGCGCAAGGGTATATTGTTGAGGCAATGACGAAAGCATTTTGGTGTGGATTATTGTTAACATGCCTTTTTAGTTTATCCTTGATTTTTTTAAGAAAGAAGCATATTGAAGAAGGTAATGTATAACTAGTAATCGGTAGGGTGAAAAATCCCTACCGATTCAAATTTATATCTTCTCTTAGTGACTAATCAATTTAATATACATACTTTGAATGATTAAAAATTATTAATCATAAGATATTCTAGTGTAAGTGGATAATTATAGATATAATAGTAATATAAGGGTATTTAGAGAAGAAGAAAAGGGTGAATACTGATGATGAAATATTTGGAACCGACAGCCATGCTAAATTTTCAAGATGAAGCACTCCAGCAATTAGTAAAACAAAGAGGATGGAGTGACTTTGCGTATGAAGATCGAATTAAAGAAATTTATGATTTTGTAAGAAATGAAATTAAGTTTGGCTATAATCGGACAGATGATATTCCCGCTTCTGAAGTATTGCGCGATGGATATGGGCAATGTAATACAAAAAGTACGCTTCTAATGGCTTTACTTAGAGCAGTTGGGATTCCTTGTAGAATACATGGATTCCTTATTGATAAAAAAATGCAAAAGGGAGCTTTGACTGGCATTACTTATCTATTAGCACCAAGTAAAATTGTTCATGCTTGGACGGAGGTTCAATTACATGATGATTGGATTGTGTTAGAAGGTGTGATTATAGACGATTCGTATTTAAAGCAAGTGAAAAGTCGACTATGTAGCTTTAATGAAGGATTTATCGGTTATGGAATTTCAGTTAAGGATAAAGATAATATAAATCTCTGTTGGACTGGTGAAAGTGTATATGTCCAAAGCTTTTCCATAACAGATGATTTGGGAATATTTGATAACCCAGATGATTTATTTAAGAAATATAACAATACGGATAGTAAGCTGAAAGAGATATTGTTTAATAAAAAAAGAAAGAAAATAAATAAAAGGTTAGATATGTTGAGAGATCAGTGAAAAGGACATACTCGCTTGAAATTGAAAGCGAGTATGTCCTTTTTTATGCTTTAAATATCTATATTTAATAACTGCTCACGTGCTGCACTAGTGAGCGTCTAATCATTAATACTGACTTGGAATTTATAGTAGAATAATTTTTCTGGAGCATGACAATAGGGGATAGCTCCACCATTACGTACAATATCCATTAAATTTGCTTTTTCATATGCTGTTAAATGCAGATATTGGGTTTTACTATGATAGTAATTTTTAATCGGTTGAAAATTATTATCCTCTATGCACAGATAGTAGAGAATTGGCAAATTAACCTTTTTAATATGTAAATCATTGATAGTATGGTCTGCTAACAGATCATGTACATCGTTACGAATTTGGGCTACGACACCTAAGTAATTTGCATATGTTTTAATCGTTTCCAAGGTTTTTTGTGGAATATCTACGGCACCTAAAATACAAGCCAGCTTTATAAGAGAGCCAGATTTTAGCTAACCATTTCTAAATATTCGGATTCATTAGAAATACGGTTATACATATCTTTTTGTTGTCCATTGATTGATTGGATCAATAATAATTGAATTTGCTGACTGATAAAGTTTCTAGCTTCCACGCTGCCATTTAATAGAGTCACTTTATGAAAAACACAATAATAAAATTTTTCCCTAAATTAACGTTTGATCAAGGATAGATCAATACATCCCCGTCCTGTAATATTAAAATTGAGCCCGACTGTTACTTAAAATTTTTGCAACTGCCTCAGAACGAGAATTCACACATAACTTTTTATATATTTTAGTTAGATTATATTCAACAGCACGAATGCTCATAAAAAGTTCATCTGCAATTTCTTTATTGCTGGCGCCCTTGGCTAAACTCTCTAAAATATCCATCTCCTTTTGTGAAAATTGTTGTTGATGTTCAGCGACTAATAATCCTTGAGATATGTTAGACGGTAGCGAACGAATTAACATTTCCCTTGGAATCATTACATAACCATTTAGTACAGCTTGAATATTTATCACCAATTCCTGATAGGATGCAGATTTGCTTATAATGCCGCAAATTCCCAATTCTATTAGAGTGTTCAACTCACAGGAATAATCAAATCCCGTATAGAGTATGATTTTAGCATCCGAATGGGTAAGTAAGATTTTTTTCGATAATTCGATGCCAGAGCAGTTAGGCATATTAATATCCAATAAATAAAGATCAAATGTTTTTTTCTTAATGTCTTGTATGACCTGCTGCCAATTTGATAAATAAGTAATATTATAGTCTGTTACTTCCTCCAGTATATTCTTAGTACCGAGACCAACCATTGGATGGTCGTCTACAATTAATAGCTGAATCAATGTTCTCACCTCGGAATTGTTATTAAAATTTGTAATCCTTGAGTAAGTTCCGTAATAAATTCAATCTCTCCATCTAAAATATGAATACGTTCTTTTATACCGATTAATCCAATATGATCTTCATTATACTGCTCACTAATTTTGTCCATCCCTACACCGTTGTCTTTATAATCTAAAAAAATAAAATGATTATCCTCCCACATTTCTATGGACACTAATGTGGCATTAGAGTGCTTTTCAGCATTGGTAAGCAGTTCTTGGAGCACACGGTAGATAGAGACTGTTAAATTATGATTGTTTGCGTAATTAGAAAGTTGAAATTCATATCGAAGGCTAAAACTAGCTTTCGCCTGTTTCTTTTTACAAAGATCCTCTAAAGATGCAGTAAAATTAGTATTTAATAAAAAGTTGGGACGTAACTCACTACAGGTGTCTCTAATTTGCTTAATAACATCCAATAAGCCGTTCTTGATTTTATTTAATGTCTCTAAGTCTCCCTTCTGTAAAGTATTTGAATTTTGTATAAGTTGATCTAATTTCTGATACCAAATTGTTTGATCTTGTAAAGCAGAATCATGTAAATCTGACGCTAATCGTTTACGTTCTTGTTCACTCAATTGCAATAAAAATCGAGTAAGAGTGTTGGATGATTGATGATTAGTTGTGTCTCTATTTTCGATGGTTGCAATTATATTTTTTACGATATTTAAATTTTCATAGACTAATCTTACGTATTTAACAATATTTATTAACCACATTTTTTCATGTAAATTAAACGTCGTATTATTTCTTTTTTTGCTAATCCAAATATACGTGCCTATATGATGATGTTCATAAAGCTGAATGCCAAGATAATTCGGATGATCAATTAATATATCTGAATGATTATTCCTCAGCTTAAGTTTAATAGAATCTGCTAGTATACTTTCTTCATTATTTTGCATGAAATCAAAACATTGGTACTCATTGGTTTGATAATTTATGCGTATCAAGAGTAAAACTTTAGGATCTAAGGTTTCTTTGATTTGATGAAGTAATAAGTCTTCTAAATCATCTTCTTTCATAACAGAAGCTAGTTCTTGTGAAAACTCATTTAAATTATTAGAAAAAAAGGACTGTTGATAAAGAAAACTATCTTTTAAAAGAAAATCTAGTTTTTCTTTTAAAAATAGTGTCACAATATTGATAGTAAGAATGACGAAAAATAAAATGAAAGAATACAAAACGATATTATCTATGTAGAATCTTTCACTAATAACGAAAATCATCAAAATCACTGTGGGAATAAATGTTAAAAATGTATAATATGGAATTTGTTTTAAAATAAAATTAATATCTATTAAGCGATTAGTCAACACAATATAAGTATACCCAATAGGGATAATAAATAAGGTGAAAGTTGCCAAATCATCTTGTATATAAGGTAGTCTAAAGATAAATGGAACAGCGTGAAAAAAAATAAAAGGTATAAATGCACAAACATGAATTAATATTAACCATTTTAAAAAAACTTCATGATATGTACTTTTAGTAGTCAAGTAAAAATAAATCAGTAGCAAAATAGAAAAACAAATATTGAGGCAAAAGTAACTTAAAATTAGTATGGTGTTGATAGCACTAAAATTATAATCTGAGAAAAGTGTCGATAATTTTAAAATAATAATTATAAAATAAAGGAATCTATTTATTTTAAAGAAGGTTAACCATTTGTTTTTGATAATTCCTTTTTCGAATAACAGTATATGAAAGAACTGTATTAAAAAAAGAGAGCATAATGGGAAAAATATTCCAATTAGGAAACTTGATACAATATCTCCTCTTCCAGATTCAGTCGAAGCAAAAAAACTAAGAGACATCGACAATAGGAATCCTGTTAAATAAAATGCAACTTTATTATTTTGTTGGTAAATAAAGAGAGTCAGAATAAAAACAGTTAGAGAAAATAAACTTGGAATTATGATTTCCTGAAAAGTGTCTTTCAGAGAATCAGGTGGAGCTTGTATGTAATGTATTTCTTGGTTTCTTATAATTTTTATTTTAGAACCATGAACAAAGCAATTATTGTGTTTGAAATGCTTATTGAACATCGTCACATCAATATCATCTATTTCTAAAATGGCATCACCGATAGCGAGATTGGTATAGCGTGCCCAGCCATCATTTTCATAAATATTGGAAATAATAATTTTACCATTTTTATTATACTGCACATCTATACCGATATAGGGGGTTGACATAACGAATATTAAAAAGAAGTGGGCTATTAGAAATAGTAATTGCAAAAATAGTATTTTTCTTTTATTACTCATAGTTTAACCCTTTCTAGGAAAAAGTTTATAATTACCTCTTTAATGTTATTATAAATTGTAAACAAATTGAAAGAAAGGGAATACTATGATGATAGATAAGATTCATTCATTAATTTATAATAATTAAAGCTAGCTGATTATCTTTCAATTTCTAAGCTAAATATTATCCAAAAGGTATTACAAAACTAATAAAGCAGATGTTATGCAAAAATCATCAACATGGCTACCACGATAAAAATGTTTCTTTCTTTAGACATCGCATTCTTCAACAAAAAAAGTGATGAAAAACATTTTGTTTTTCATCACTTTTTTAAATCTATCGAATACTCATTTTAAATTCTAAAAATAATTCATTGTATTTACCTAAGTAATCAGGACCTAAGTTTTTATATACTTCTAATGTTTCTCGTTGCTCTTCAGAAGGATAATAGCGTTCATCAGATACAACTTCCTTATCCATTAATTTCATTGCTGCAATGTTAGGGGTAGAGTAGCCAACATAGTCAGCGTTTTGGGCACCAGATTCAGCTTTTAGCATAAAATTAATGAATTTATGAGCACCCTCTATATTTTTAGATGTTTTCGGGATGACCATATTATCAAACCACAAGTTTGAGCCTTCCTCTGGAACTGCAAAATCTAGCTCTTCATTTTCTGACATCATGTCTGCTGCCTGCCCAGACCAAGTGAGGGCTACAGTAGCCTCATTATTGATCATTAAAGGGGTAATTTCATCACCAATAATGGCCTTAACATTTGGGGCAAGTGTAATTAATTTGTCTGTAGCTTTCCGTAATTCATGATTATCCAATGAATTTAGCGAATATCCTAGGCTATTTAAGCCCATCCCGATTACCTCACGAGCACCATCTACTAAAAAGACTTTTCGTTTTAATGAAGGGTCCCACAAATCATCCCATGAAGAGAAATCTAAATCACCAACAAGGTTTGGATTATAGACAATACCTACTGTTCCCCAAAAATAAGGTACGGAATATTTATTGTCATCATCGAATGGTAGATCCAAGAAGTAAGGGTCGATGTTTTTTAAATTAGGAATTTTCGATTTATCTAAAGGAATCAACAAATTTTCTTCCTTCATTTTTTCAATCATATATTCTGAAGGGACAGCAATATCATAAGCTGTTCCGCCCTGTTGAATTTTTGTCATCATGGCTTCATTGGAATCAAACGTCTCATAAATTACATGAATACCTGTTTCTTTTTCAAATTGCTTTAGCAAATCAGGATCTATATATTCTCCCCAGTTAAAGATCGTTAACGTGTTTTTTCCACTTTTTCCACCACCGGCGCTTAAGGCATCAGCAGCATAGAATAATAGGGCGGACACGACAAGTATCGCAATCGTAGCTTGAATTAATTGCTTCATTGTTGTCCCTCCGTTCTTTTACTAGCACGACTTGTGATGAAATAATAGCCAACTACGACAATCACCGTAACGAAGAATACTAAGCCAGAAATAGCATTTACCGTTAAGGAAATACCAGCACGTGCCATAGAGTAAATTTCCACAGATAATGTACTAAAGCCATTGCCGGTTACGAAAAACGTCACTGCAAAGTCATCTAAAGAATACGTAAGAGCAAGAAAGAACCCTGCAAAGATACCAGGCTGAATATACGGTAAAATAACACGCATCATCACATCTTTTTTTGTTGCACCTAAATCTAATGCAGCATCAATTAATGATGTATTCATTTCTAGCAGCTTTGGTAAAACCATCAGTACAACAATCGGTACACTAAAAGCTACGTGTGCTAATAATACAGAAGCAAAGCCTAATTTAATACCAACCATTGTGAACAAAATTAAAAAGCTCGCACCAATAATAACATCAGGACTTACAATTAATACATTGTTTAAGGAAAGTAATGTATTACGCATTTTTGCATCTTTCACCGTTACAATGCCAATTGCACCTAATGTACCGATAATTGTTGAAATTAAAGCAGAAAGTAGAGCTACGATGACTGTATTAATTAAAATAACTAATAGGCGGGAATCCTCAAATACAGCCTTATAATGTTCAAGCGTAAAGGATTCAAAATTATTCATGGAGCCACCACTGTTAAAAGAATAAAAAATTAAGTAAAAGATAGGTGCATACAGGACGATAAAAACAATCGCTAAATACACTTTTGCGGAAGCTGATAATTTATTCATCGTACGCGACCTCCTTTATCCTTTTGTCCTGTAATAAGCATAATAATTACCATGAACAAAATTAAGAATACAGCAATAGTTGAGCCCATTCCCCAGTTTTGAGTCACTAAGAACTGTTGTTCAATAGCTGTACCAAGAGTAATTACGCGGTTTCCAGCAATTAAGCGTGTAATCATGAACAAGGATAGTGCAGGAATAAATACAACCTGTATGCCCGATTTAACACCATCCATAGTTAGAGGCAGTACAACGCGACGGAATGTCGTAAAGGCAGATGCACCCAAATCACGTGCTGCATAAATAAGAGTAGGGTTTAAACGATCTAAAGAATTAAAGATAGGTAAGATCATAAAAGGTATAAAAATATACACTGATACGAATACAAAGCTAATATCTGTAAATAACATTTGCTTTGGATCAAAGCCAAATACCTCAATAAATGCGTTTAACGGACCGTACAAGCCAAAAATTCCGATAAAAGCGTATGTTTTTAACAAAAGATTAATCCAAGAAGGAATAATGATTAGCAGGAGCCAAAGCTGCTTATACTTAGTTTTTGTTAAAAAATAGGCTGTAGGATACGAAACTAATAATGTAAAGAAGGTAATTAAAAACGCATACCAGAAAGAGCTTAATGTCATTTTTAAATAAACGGAAGTAAAGAAAGCTTTATAGTTATCAAACGTAAAATTGCCATGTATATCTAGTAGGGAATAGTATACAACCAGTGCAATTGGTGCGATAACGAAAAATGCGATCCATAAAACGTATGGAAATAAGGCTGATTTCGATGTTTTAGCTTGCATCGTCTTCATCTCCATATGCTTCTAAACGTTTGTCAAACTCTTCTTCGGTTTCATTTAAGCGCATAACATGAATCGCCTCTGGATCAAAATCTAAGCCAATTTCTGTCCCTACCTCAGCTTTTTTTAAAGAATGGACAAGCCACTCATTACCATCCTTATCATATGTGGATAATTCATAATGCACGCCACGGAATAATTGCGTATCCACTTTTACAATAAGTTTACCTTTATCAATAGTTGTCATTTCTAAATCCTCAGGACGAATAACAATATCGACTTTTTCATTTGGCTTCATCCCTTGGTCAACACATTCGAACATTTTGCTGGCAAATTCTACCTTGAAATCTTCAATCATTACACCAGGGACAATATTTGATTCTCCTATAAAATCAGCTACGAAGCGATTAATGGGTTCATCATAAATATCAACAGGTGTACCTGATTGTTGAATTTGTCCTTCACTTAGTACAAATATTTCATCGCTCATAGCGAGTGCCTCTTCTTGATCGTGTGTTACGAAGACAAAAGTTTTGCCAAGACGTTGCTGTAATTCTCGAAGCTCATATTGCATCTCAGTACGTAGCTTTAAATCTAAAGCTGAAAGAGGCTCATCTAATAAAATTACTTCTGGGTCATTCACAATCGCACGAGCAATTGCTACACGTTGACGTTGACCACCTGACATTTCAGAAATTTCACGATTTCCGTATCCAGCAAGGTTAACAAATTTTAATGCTTCAGCCACTCGTTCCTTAATTTCGTTTTCAGACAGCTTTTTAATACGTAGTCCAAATGCGACATTTTCAAAGACATTCAAATGAGGAAATAGTGCATAATCCTGAAAGACTGTATTTACTTGACGTTCATTTGCTGGCACTGAGTTGATTTTTTTATCGTGGAAATAAACATCTCCTGTAGACGGTTCAGTGAAGCCTGCGATAATTCGTAAAATGGTTGTTTTACCACAACCGGAAGGACCTAATAATGTGTAAAATTTCCCTTTTTCTAGCTCTAGATTAATATTTTTTAGGACGATTGTGCCGTCATTATAAGACTTTGAAACATTTTCAAAGCGGATAATTGAATTCGTTGTCATAGATGCGCCTCCTTAGCTATAAGTATGAATCCGTTGCGACAAGCAAAATCTTTGTTTCAGCAGCATGTGCATTAAAAATTTGATGATGATCTGTCGCATCAAAATAGAGAGCATTGCCTTCACTAGCGATATACTGTTCATTCCCCAAAACAAGACGGATACGCCCTTTTACTACATATATAAAGGTTTCGGAGAGTGAGGGTTCAAATTGCTTAAATTCACCTTCAGCAGCAAGCGTTAGGAAAATAGGCTCCATTTCTTTTTCATTTGATGTTGGAATAAGCCATTGAATTTCATATTTTCTTTCTTCATCCGTATAGGTGGATTGATCTTCCTCTGTATAAACAACCTTTTGTTCAGGTGATTCATCATCAAAAAATTCCTTAGGTGTTGAACCTAACACTTCTAATATTGAAAAGAGTGTCTCAATGGAAGGTGAATTCAAATCACGTTCTAATTGGGATATATAACCTTTACTTAAATCTGTACGTTCTCCAAGTTCCTCTTGGGTAAGACCTTTTTTTAAACGAAGCGCTTTAATTTTTGCTCCTATTTGCATCTTTTCCCTCCTAGAAGAAGTTTAGCAATCATAAACTTTAGAAATATGAAGTTTACTTTAACGAAACTTTTAGTTTACTAAAATCATTACAATTATACATAATAATTTAAGATATGCAATCGTTTTTATTGAAAAAAAAGAAGAAAAAATTTTTAGAAATTTAACATAAATCACAGGTAGAAAAAGTTTGTTTATTTTAGAATAAAAATGTTAAAAATAGTTAATAAATAGGCTGTAGCTGCTATTCCATTTTGGGATTTGACAAAAATTTGTCAGATAATTTGAAACATGTCCTTTAACGAAGTTTACTTGTTTGAAAAACTACGATTACTCTGCTATCGTAGAAGACGAGTTCGCTAGTGCGAATGGAATATATACACTACATATTTAATCGGAGGGATTTATTATGGCAGAACGCATGGTAGGTAAACAAGCACCTGACTTTACAATGGAAGCTGTACTTTCAGACAAATCTTTTGGCAAAGTATCATTAGAAGACATTAAAGCACAAGACAAATGGACTGTTCTTTTCTTCTATCCAATGGACTTCACATTTGTATGTCCAACTGAAATCACTGCGATGAGCGATCGTTACGACGAGTTCGAAGACTTAGATGCAGAAGTAATTGGTGTGTCTACGGATACAATCCACACACACTTAGCATGGATTAACACAGACCGCACTCAAAATGGTCTTGGTGAATTAAAGTATCCATTAGCTGCTGATACAAACCACCAAATCTCAAAAGAGTATGGTGTCTTAATTGAAGAAGAAGGTATCGCACTACGTGGTTTATTCATCATCAACCCAGAAGGCGAATTAAAATACCAAACAGTTTTCGATAACAACATCGGTCGTGATGTTGATGAGACTTTACGTGTACTTCAAGCTTTACAAACTGGTGGT
This genomic stretch from Lysinibacillus pakistanensis harbors:
- a CDS encoding acyl-CoA dehydrogenase family protein; amino-acid sequence: MSTIQEKNFTQDLLTKLDDIIVDFVAPNAARIDREREFPRENITELGREGFLGLIIPQQLGGLEAPLSLYKETVIRLAQACASTALVYVQHMSAVSILLYGKENDYIRNILSNIGKGQCLTTIALSEAGSGCYFFLPVSQVNETDKGLRLKTNKIMVTSAGEADVYVINSKATFAKNSMQSNFFAVASEYNGIEVGGKWEGMGLRGNQSAPLTIDTYLNKQMLIGEEGEGFKITREALLPMGQIGISAVNIGIAKAIYNESVNYVKKRFYTHINTNLSDFQSIQQMIGEIKVLCDQAETALNVFVQRMENKEVDMVSTLEVKVMACQTVLQVAELGLKVCGGHAYSANTPIERYIRDSMAGTVMGPTPDVLKELIGKIVLDVPTQL
- a CDS encoding response regulator transcription factor, with product MIQLLIVDDHPMVGLGTKNILEEVTDYNITYLSNWQQVIQDIKKKTFDLYLLDINMPNCSGIELSKKILLTHSDAKIILYTGFDYSCELNTLIELGICGIISKSASYQELVINIQAVLNGYVMIPREMLIRSLPSNISQGLLVAEHQQQFSQKEMDILESLAKGASNKEIADELFMSIRAVEYNLTKIYKKLCVNSRSEAVAKILSNSRAQF
- a CDS encoding transglutaminase-like domain-containing protein, yielding MMKYLEPTAMLNFQDEALQQLVKQRGWSDFAYEDRIKEIYDFVRNEIKFGYNRTDDIPASEVLRDGYGQCNTKSTLLMALLRAVGIPCRIHGFLIDKKMQKGALTGITYLLAPSKIVHAWTEVQLHDDWIVLEGVIIDDSYLKQVKSRLCSFNEGFIGYGISVKDKDNINLCWTGESVYVQSFSITDDLGIFDNPDDLFKKYNNTDSKLKEILFNKKRKKINKRLDMLRDQ
- a CDS encoding sensor histidine kinase — translated: MSNKRKILFLQLLFLIAHFFLIFVMSTPYIGIDVQYNKNGKIIISNIYENDGWARYTNLAIGDAILEIDDIDVTMFNKHFKHNNCFVHGSKIKIIRNQEIHYIQAPPDSLKDTFQEIIIPSLFSLTVFILTLFIYQQNNKVAFYLTGFLLSMSLSFFASTESGRGDIVSSFLIGIFFPLCSLFLIQFFHILLFEKGIIKNKWLTFFKINRFLYFIIIILKLSTLFSDYNFSAINTILILSYFCLNICFSILLLIYFYLTTKSTYHEVFLKWLILIHVCAFIPFIFFHAVPFIFRLPYIQDDLATFTLFIIPIGYTYIVLTNRLIDINFILKQIPYYTFLTFIPTVILMIFVISERFYIDNIVLYSFILFFVILTINIVTLFLKEKLDFLLKDSFLYQQSFFSNNLNEFSQELASVMKEDDLEDLLLHQIKETLDPKVLLLIRINYQTNEYQCFDFMQNNEESILADSIKLKLRNNHSDILIDHPNYLGIQLYEHHHIGTYIWISKKRNNTTFNLHEKMWLINIVKYVRLVYENLNIVKNIIATIENRDTTNHQSSNTLTRFLLQLSEQERKRLASDLHDSALQDQTIWYQKLDQLIQNSNTLQKGDLETLNKIKNGLLDVIKQIRDTCSELRPNFLLNTNFTASLEDLCKKKQAKASFSLRYEFQLSNYANNHNLTVSIYRVLQELLTNAEKHSNATLVSIEMWEDNHFIFLDYKDNGVGMDKISEQYNEDHIGLIGIKERIHILDGEIEFITELTQGLQILITIPR
- a CDS encoding MFS transporter, yielding MTNQNEPIYGGMKQVLAVSLGLFLVFLDSTVVNISLPNIMNDYEINLSVASWIINSFVLTLAILLITLGKIADFFGRRKIFLIGVIIFAISSLLCGMAPTVEVLIAARVLQGIGGAMIIPTSMMLVRTAVPAEKMGLAMGIWGAVGALAVAIGPSLGGVVTDFINWRWIFYINVPIIIVAFPFILLAFKGFKDIKSPFKLDVLGMLVISVALYFLTYAILQGEKLGWNSTTIYIYFSISILATLLFIFIEKRAKVPLVDFSIFNNKHYLGGILSNFLGGILLMGTLILLPVYLTQVKDFTTLYASFLITPLSAVMLIVAPIVGRIIDKIGYQVPMLFGYVFTVTGFIFLLKLTPDTEFPMLITMMSLLGTGLGIIMVTSVTVCTVSVSEKHVSLGSGIFATARNLGGALGVSLFVSITLSFLNQYANDIVDDGVARFENSEIPDAVKTVAIDNLKGKKDSFFEGEQKVEDFKVSKEMSDQFVAMKMEEALKQKPKTVEVNASADLEKKITAMVNTEIENIEKEVKTIQSNIRNDAQGYIVEAMTKAFWCGLLLTCLFSLSLIFLRKKHIEEGNV